Part of the Anaerolineales bacterium genome is shown below.
CAGCCGGCGCAGCTCTTCCCAGGTCATGGCCGGCACGTCGCCCCACATCTTTCGGTTCTTCGCATCCTGCGAGACGTAATCCGTCGAGATGCAAATGGAAGCTCTACTCTTAAAACCGTTAGCCTCGAGCAAGCGGGCAGCCCGGTCGTAAAAATCTCGATAGCCGTCGTCGAAGGTGAGCACGGCTTGTTTTTCCGGGAATTCCTTTTCCTCAGGGTTGACGAGATAATCCGCCACGTCGGCGAGATGGACGAGGCGGTAACCCGATCGATTCAGGTAGTCGAGATGGGATTCGAAATCGTCCGGGCATTGGTGGTACATCAAGACCGGGAAAACTCTGGGAATGTCCTTCAAGCTGCTCCTACGTGATTGCTGTCGGTATGCATCGTAGAAATAGGGATTGCCAACTTTGAGCTAAGGTTCGCCGCCGATCTCGCCTCTGAATCGTAGCCGCGGGGAGACAAACGGTGTCTCCCCGCGGTATTCAACTTCGTCGACGCTTCAACTTGCACCCTGAGAAAGGTTCTTGAGATCTAGATCCCTATTCTCCTTGCGCCCATTCCCGCAGTTTTGTCCCGACGAACGGGAGACCGAAAAGCGGCGCGAAGACGCAGAAATCGAACAAACCCGCCGCCAGCGGCACCAGACCAACGATGGCCAGCACGTAGCCCCACGTTCCGCCCACCGGCCACAACCCCAGATAAATCAAGATCAGGCCGGCTACAATCCTCGTAATCCGTCCAGCAGTCGATGCCATAAATCCAAAAAAGCCTTTCATCTTGCCCTCCTTGTGAATTTTTATCTATA
Proteins encoded:
- a CDS encoding DUF2892 domain-containing protein gives rise to the protein MKGFFGFMASTAGRITRIVAGLILIYLGLWPVGGTWGYVLAIVGLVPLAAGLFDFCVFAPLFGLPFVGTKLREWAQGE